The Pseudomonas kermanshahensis genome contains a region encoding:
- the atpE gene encoding F0F1 ATP synthase subunit C, which translates to METVVGLTAIAVALLIGLGALGTAIGFGLLGGKFLEGAARQPEMVPMLQVKMFIVAGLLDAVTMIGVGIALFFTFANPFVGQIAG; encoded by the coding sequence ATGGAAACTGTAGTTGGTCTGACCGCTATCGCTGTTGCTCTGCTGATCGGCCTGGGTGCTCTGGGTACCGCCATTGGTTTCGGCCTGCTGGGCGGCAAATTCCTGGAAGGCGCTGCTCGTCAACCAGAAATGGTTCCGATGCTGCAGGTTAAAATGTTCATCGTTGCCGGTCTGCTCGACGCCGTAACCATGATCGGTGTTGGTATCGCTCTGTTCTTCACCTTCGCGAATCCGTTCGTTGGTCAGATCGCCGGCTAA
- a CDS encoding ParB/RepB/Spo0J family partition protein — protein sequence MAVKKRGLGRGLDALLSGPSVSALEEQAVKIDQKELQHLPVELIQRGKYQPRRDMDPVALEELAHSIRTHGVMQPIVVRPIADNRYEIIAGERRWRATQQAGLDTVPAMVREVPDETAIAMALIENIQREDLNPLEEALALQRLQQEFELTQQQVADAVGKSRVTVANLLRLITLPEAIKTMLAHGDLEMGHARALLGLEEHRQEEGARHVVARGLTVRQTEALVRQWLSDKPDPVEPSKPDPDIARLEQRLAERLGSAVQIRHGNKGKGQLVIRYNSLDELQGVLAHIR from the coding sequence ATGGCCGTTAAGAAACGGGGTCTCGGACGTGGGTTGGATGCACTGCTCAGTGGTCCTTCCGTCAGCGCGCTCGAAGAGCAGGCTGTCAAGATCGACCAGAAAGAACTGCAACACCTGCCGGTCGAGCTGATTCAACGTGGCAAGTACCAGCCGCGTCGCGACATGGACCCGGTGGCGCTGGAAGAACTCGCGCACTCGATTCGCACCCATGGCGTGATGCAGCCGATCGTGGTTCGCCCGATTGCCGACAACCGCTACGAGATCATCGCCGGTGAGCGCCGTTGGCGCGCCACCCAGCAGGCTGGCCTGGACACCGTGCCGGCCATGGTCCGCGAAGTGCCGGACGAAACGGCCATTGCCATGGCGCTGATCGAGAACATCCAGCGCGAAGACCTCAACCCCCTGGAAGAGGCCCTCGCGCTGCAGCGCCTGCAGCAGGAGTTCGAACTGACCCAGCAGCAGGTAGCGGATGCCGTGGGCAAGTCGCGGGTTACCGTGGCCAACCTGCTGCGCCTGATCACCCTGCCTGAAGCGATCAAGACCATGCTCGCCCACGGAGACCTGGAGATGGGTCATGCGCGCGCTTTGCTCGGTCTTGAAGAGCATCGTCAGGAAGAGGGGGCGCGTCATGTTGTCGCACGTGGCCTCACCGTGCGCCAAACCGAGGCACTGGTGCGTCAATGGCTCAGCGATAAGCCTGATCCGGTCGAACCGAGCAAACCTGATCCGGATATCGCACGCCTTGAACAGCGGCTCGCAGAGCGCCTGGGCTCTGCCGTACAGATCCGTCATGGCAACAAGGGCAAGGGCCAGTTGGTTATTCGCTATAACTCGCTTGACGAGTTGCAAGGCGTCCTTGCTCACATCCGCTGA
- a CDS encoding F0F1 ATP synthase subunit I yields MEIRTPNRLPFHRWAVFPVLLTQCVVLLLATLVLWQWKGAVSGYSGLCGGLIAWLPNVYFAWKAFRFSGARAAQAIVKSFYAGEAGKMILTAVLFALTFAGVKPLAPLAVFGVFLLTLMVSWFAPLLMNKRLSRP; encoded by the coding sequence ATGGAAATACGCACGCCAAACCGCTTGCCTTTCCATCGCTGGGCGGTTTTTCCGGTACTGCTGACTCAATGTGTTGTACTGCTGTTGGCAACGTTGGTGTTGTGGCAGTGGAAAGGGGCGGTCAGTGGATATTCAGGTCTCTGCGGAGGTTTGATTGCCTGGCTACCCAATGTGTATTTCGCCTGGAAGGCATTTCGCTTCAGCGGAGCCCGGGCAGCGCAGGCCATCGTCAAGTCGTTCTACGCTGGCGAGGCAGGCAAAATGATTTTGACGGCAGTGCTGTTTGCACTGACCTTCGCAGGAGTGAAGCCATTGGCGCCGTTAGCAGTATTCGGCGTCTTCCTGCTGACCCTAATGGTCAGCTGGTTCGCGCCACTGCTAATGAATAAAAGACTTTCGAGACCTTAG
- the atpB gene encoding F0F1 ATP synthase subunit A: MAAETASGYIQHHLQNLTYGQLPDGSWGFAHSAAEAKAMGFWAFHLDTLGWSVALGLIFLFIFRMAAKKATSGQPGGLQNFVEVMVDFVNGSVKDSFHGRSPVIAPLALTIFVWVFLMNAVDLVPVDWIPQLAILISGDPHIPFRAVSTTDPNATLAMAFSVFALIIFYSIKVKGLGGFIGELTLHPFGSKNIFVQILLIPVNFLLEFVTLIAKPISLALRLFGNMYAGELVFILIAVMFGSGLLWLSGLGVVLQWAWAVFHILIITLQAFIFMMLTIVYLSMAHEDNH, encoded by the coding sequence ATGGCAGCAGAAACCGCTTCGGGCTATATCCAGCACCACTTGCAGAACCTGACCTACGGTCAACTACCAGACGGCAGCTGGGGCTTCGCCCATTCGGCTGCAGAAGCCAAGGCAATGGGCTTCTGGGCGTTCCACCTGGACACCCTGGGCTGGTCCGTTGCGCTGGGTCTGATCTTCCTGTTCATCTTCCGCATGGCGGCGAAGAAGGCGACCTCCGGCCAACCTGGCGGTCTGCAGAACTTCGTCGAAGTGATGGTCGACTTCGTCAACGGCAGCGTGAAGGACTCCTTCCACGGCCGTAGCCCGGTGATCGCACCGCTGGCGCTGACCATCTTCGTCTGGGTATTCCTGATGAACGCCGTCGACCTGGTACCGGTCGACTGGATTCCTCAGCTGGCCATCCTGATCTCCGGTGATCCGCACATTCCGTTCCGCGCCGTGTCGACCACCGACCCGAACGCGACCCTGGCCATGGCCTTCAGCGTGTTCGCCCTGATCATCTTCTACAGCATCAAGGTCAAGGGCCTGGGCGGCTTCATCGGTGAGCTGACCCTGCACCCGTTCGGCAGCAAGAACATCTTTGTACAGATCCTGCTGATCCCAGTGAACTTCCTGCTCGAATTCGTCACCCTGATCGCCAAGCCGATCTCGCTGGCACTGCGTCTGTTCGGCAACATGTACGCCGGTGAGCTGGTGTTCATCCTGATCGCCGTCATGTTCGGCTCCGGCCTGCTCTGGCTGAGCGGCCTGGGTGTGGTGCTGCAATGGGCGTGGGCTGTGTTCCACATCCTGATCATCACCCTGCAAGCTTTCATCTTCATGATGCTGACCATCGTCTACCTGTCGATGGCGCACGAAGATAACCATTAA
- the rsmG gene encoding 16S rRNA (guanine(527)-N(7))-methyltransferase RsmG has protein sequence MSSLVTPQHAEELSTGARQLGIELSAQQHEMLLGYLALLIKWNKAYNLTAVRDPDEMVSRHLLDSLSVMSFIHSERDNWLDVGSGGGMPGIPLAILHPHKQVTVLDSNGKKTRFLTQVKMELKLDNLQVIHSRVEAFKPAQPFSGIISRAFSSMENFTNWTRHLGDTGTQWLAMKGLHPADELVALPADFTVESEQALTVPGCQGQRHLLILRRKA, from the coding sequence TTGAGTTCCCTGGTCACCCCGCAACACGCCGAAGAATTGTCCACAGGCGCGCGCCAGCTCGGCATCGAGCTGAGCGCGCAGCAGCACGAGATGCTGCTGGGCTACCTGGCCCTGTTGATCAAATGGAACAAGGCCTACAACCTGACTGCCGTGCGTGATCCGGACGAGATGGTTTCGCGGCATCTGCTCGACAGCCTCAGCGTCATGTCGTTTATCCACAGCGAGCGCGATAACTGGCTGGATGTCGGCAGTGGGGGTGGCATGCCAGGCATACCCTTGGCTATCCTGCACCCGCACAAGCAAGTGACGGTTCTGGACAGCAATGGCAAGAAGACCCGCTTCCTGACCCAGGTCAAAATGGAACTCAAGCTGGACAACCTGCAGGTTATCCACAGCCGGGTCGAAGCATTCAAACCGGCGCAACCGTTCAGCGGAATCATCTCTCGTGCCTTCAGCAGCATGGAGAACTTCACCAACTGGACCCGCCATCTGGGCGACACCGGGACGCAATGGCTTGCAATGAAGGGGCTGCATCCTGCCGATGAACTGGTAGCATTGCCCGCAGACTTCACAGTGGAAAGCGAGCAGGCCCTGACCGTTCCGGGTTGCCAGGGCCAGCGCCATCTGCTGATACTGCGCCGCAAGGCATGA
- a CDS encoding ParA family protein, with product MAKVFAIANQKGGVGKTTTCINLAASLAATKRRVLLIDLDPQGNATMGSGVDKHELEHSVYDLLIGECDLAQAMHYSEHGGFQLLPANRDLTAAEVVLLEMQVKESRLRNALAPIRENYDFILIDCPPSLSMLTLNALVASDGVIIPMQCEYYALEGLSDLVDNIKRIAARLNPELKIEGLLRTMFDPRLSLNNDVSAQLKEHFGEQLYDTVIPRNIRLAEAPSFGMPALAYDKQSRGALAYLALAGELVRRQRRPSRTAQTT from the coding sequence ATGGCTAAGGTATTCGCAATCGCGAACCAGAAAGGTGGTGTGGGCAAGACCACCACCTGTATCAATCTCGCCGCTTCGCTGGCCGCGACCAAACGTCGTGTGCTGCTGATCGACCTCGATCCGCAAGGCAACGCCACCATGGGCAGCGGTGTCGACAAGCACGAGCTCGAGCACTCGGTATACGACCTGCTGATCGGGGAATGCGACCTGGCTCAGGCCATGCATTACTCCGAGCACGGTGGTTTCCAGCTGTTGCCGGCCAACCGTGACCTGACCGCCGCCGAAGTGGTGCTGCTGGAAATGCAGGTCAAGGAAAGCCGCCTGCGCAACGCCCTGGCGCCGATCCGCGAGAACTACGACTTCATTCTCATCGACTGTCCGCCGTCGTTGTCGATGCTGACGCTGAATGCGTTGGTGGCCTCCGATGGCGTCATCATCCCCATGCAGTGCGAGTACTACGCACTGGAAGGTCTCAGTGACCTTGTGGATAACATCAAGCGCATCGCCGCCCGGTTGAACCCGGAGCTGAAGATCGAAGGCCTGTTGCGGACCATGTTCGACCCGCGCCTGAGCCTGAACAACGATGTTTCGGCCCAGCTCAAGGAACACTTCGGCGAGCAGCTGTACGACACGGTCATCCCGCGCAACATTCGCCTGGCCGAGGCCCCAAGCTTCGGCATGCCGGCCCTGGCCTACGACAAGCAATCGCGTGGCGCGCTGGCTTATCTGGCCCTGGCTGGGGAACTGGTACGCCGTCAGCGCCGTCCATCCCGCACTGCACAAACAACTTAA
- a CDS encoding F0F1 ATP synthase subunit B encodes MNINATLIGQSVAFLIFVLFCMKYVWPPVITALQERQKKIADGLDAANRAARDLELAQEKAGQQLREAKAQAAEIIEQSKKRAAQLVEEAREQARVEADRVKAQALAEIEQELNSAKDALRAQVGALAVGGAEKILGATIDQNAHAELVNKLAAEI; translated from the coding sequence GTGAACATTAATGCAACCCTGATTGGCCAATCCGTTGCTTTCCTGATTTTTGTACTCTTCTGCATGAAGTACGTATGGCCTCCGGTCATCACTGCTCTGCAAGAGCGCCAAAAGAAGATTGCCGATGGCTTGGACGCTGCCAACCGCGCAGCTCGCGACCTGGAGCTGGCCCAAGAGAAAGCGGGTCAGCAACTGCGTGAAGCTAAAGCACAGGCAGCCGAAATCATTGAGCAAAGCAAGAAACGCGCTGCTCAGCTTGTCGAGGAAGCCCGTGAACAGGCCCGCGTCGAAGCTGACCGTGTGAAGGCTCAGGCTCTGGCCGAGATCGAACAGGAACTGAACAGCGCTAAAGACGCCCTGCGTGCCCAAGTGGGTGCTCTGGCCGTTGGCGGTGCTGAAAAGATCCTTGGCGCCACAATCGATCAAAACGCGCATGCGGAGCTGGTTAACAAACTGGCCGCTGAAATTTAA